Proteins from one Embleya scabrispora genomic window:
- a CDS encoding winged helix-turn-helix transcriptional regulator, whose product MTEHEGEYVADCRARVAFDLLTNRWNSVVVYALADGPMRPGALAARIGGISAKVLTETLRRLEHHGLVDRRTYAEAPPRVEYALTDLGESLLVPFRALGEWSLEYGHRVLAAQDAAEAAANTG is encoded by the coding sequence ATGACCGAGCACGAAGGCGAATACGTCGCCGACTGCCGCGCCCGCGTCGCCTTCGACCTGCTCACCAACCGCTGGAACAGCGTGGTCGTCTACGCGCTGGCCGACGGCCCGATGCGGCCGGGCGCCCTGGCCGCGCGCATCGGCGGGATCAGCGCGAAGGTCCTTACCGAGACGCTGCGCCGACTCGAACACCACGGCCTGGTCGACCGCCGTACCTACGCCGAGGCGCCACCGCGCGTCGAGTACGCGCTGACCGACCTGGGCGAATCCCTCCTGGTCCCGTTCCGGGCGCTGGGCGAGTGGTCGCTCGAATACGGCCACCGCGTCCTGGCCGCCCAGGACGCGGCGGAGGCCGCGGCGAACACCGGATGA
- a CDS encoding helix-turn-helix transcriptional regulator, protein MSTNTASRRTELGAFLRSRRERRTPEEVGLPPGLRRRTPGLRREEVALLAGVGVTWYTWLEQGRPINASIQVLDAVARTLGLDPAERAHLYRLAQVPWEVASPPGATLPAEIQEILDTLVPHPAAVYNARYDVLAWNGAYSRLFPSLADMPIEERNAIWATFTSRETCNPFIDRAYEEPRMVAELQTAFARHVGEPEWESFVSRLTDASPEFARLWARREVASGSRHIKRLLHVTVGRLDLTATRLQLNVPETRMMVYTPADDTTRARMAELMAMPATPWCCDECHTKAMRRRRATLHGTPNAPGTDSGPIPEPARMS, encoded by the coding sequence ATGAGCACCAACACCGCCAGCCGGCGCACCGAGTTGGGCGCGTTCCTGCGCAGTCGGCGCGAGCGCCGCACTCCGGAGGAGGTCGGCCTGCCCCCGGGCCTGCGCCGACGTACGCCGGGACTGCGCCGCGAGGAGGTGGCGCTGCTCGCCGGGGTGGGGGTGACCTGGTACACCTGGCTCGAACAGGGTCGGCCGATCAACGCGAGCATCCAGGTGCTGGACGCGGTCGCGCGCACCCTGGGCCTGGATCCGGCCGAGCGCGCCCATCTGTACCGCCTCGCGCAGGTGCCCTGGGAGGTCGCTTCGCCTCCGGGGGCGACGCTGCCGGCGGAGATCCAGGAGATCCTGGACACGCTGGTCCCGCATCCGGCGGCGGTGTACAACGCCCGCTACGACGTGTTGGCGTGGAACGGCGCGTACTCCAGGTTGTTTCCGAGCCTGGCCGACATGCCGATCGAGGAACGCAACGCGATCTGGGCCACGTTCACGTCGCGCGAGACGTGCAATCCGTTCATCGACCGGGCCTATGAGGAACCGCGCATGGTCGCCGAGTTGCAGACCGCGTTCGCCCGGCACGTCGGTGAGCCGGAGTGGGAGTCGTTCGTGAGCCGACTGACCGACGCCAGCCCGGAGTTCGCCCGGCTGTGGGCCCGCCGCGAGGTCGCTTCGGGCAGTCGGCACATCAAACGGCTCCTGCACGTCACGGTGGGCCGGCTGGACCTCACGGCCACCCGGTTGCAGTTGAACGTCCCGGAGACCCGGATGATGGTCTACACCCCGGCCGACGACACGACCCGCGCCCGGATGGCCGAGTTGATGGCGATGCCCGCCACTCCATGGTGCTGCGACGAATGCCATACGAAGGCCATGCGGCGGCGCCGCGCGACGCTGCACGGCACGCCGAACGCACCCGGCACGGACTCCGGCCCGATTCCGGAGCCGGCCCGGATGTCATAG
- a CDS encoding MFS transporter, whose protein sequence is MTTTTAAPATARRAHPLLLTALLTAQFMALLDTSVVNVAGPTIRTDLDTGGAGLQLVVSGYTIVYAMLIVTGSRLGGRHGFRRIFGVGLVVFTAASLACGLAWDETSLIAARAVQGGGAALMVPQVLNLIQATYAGADRARAMGRYAATIAGGMVAGQVLGGLLVSADLFGLSWRPVFLINLPVGIVLYVLARRVLPDGGVPSARGLDLPGLALLAPALLALVVPLVMGHELDWPTWGWVSLAGCVVLFVLFGFVERRASHPLIPAALLRVPGVLPGAVTLLLAMTAFGGLMFSTALYVQGGLGYSALEAGLTFIPASLVFATVSLRWQVLPAAWHPRLPMIGMPIGALGFAANAWTFRTGQPLPVLLATMAAGSFGLGVAYSPVMTLALRRVPLPQVSDASGLMVTMIQLGQVLGVAVFGTLYLSVGGDFHHAGEVTALWIAATVLLTTVPAARLRR, encoded by the coding sequence ATGACCACGACAACAGCCGCGCCGGCCACGGCGCGGCGCGCCCATCCGCTCCTGCTGACGGCGTTGCTGACCGCACAGTTCATGGCCCTGCTCGACACGTCGGTCGTCAACGTCGCCGGCCCCACCATCCGCACCGATCTGGACACCGGCGGCGCGGGTCTGCAACTGGTCGTCTCCGGCTACACCATCGTCTACGCGATGCTCATCGTCACCGGCTCCCGGCTCGGCGGGCGGCACGGTTTCCGGCGGATCTTCGGCGTCGGACTGGTCGTCTTCACCGCCGCGTCGCTGGCGTGCGGGCTCGCCTGGGACGAGACGTCGCTGATCGCGGCCCGCGCCGTCCAGGGCGGCGGCGCCGCGCTGATGGTGCCCCAGGTGCTCAATCTGATCCAGGCGACCTACGCCGGCGCCGACCGGGCCCGGGCGATGGGGCGCTACGCCGCGACCATCGCCGGCGGCATGGTCGCCGGGCAGGTACTCGGCGGACTCCTGGTCAGCGCCGACCTGTTCGGGCTTTCCTGGCGGCCGGTGTTCCTGATCAACCTCCCGGTCGGGATCGTGCTGTACGTGCTCGCCCGCCGGGTGTTGCCCGACGGCGGGGTCCCCTCGGCGCGCGGCCTGGACCTGCCCGGTCTGGCCCTGCTCGCCCCCGCCCTTCTGGCCCTGGTCGTCCCGCTGGTGATGGGGCACGAGTTGGACTGGCCGACCTGGGGGTGGGTGAGCCTGGCCGGATGTGTCGTGTTGTTCGTGCTGTTCGGGTTCGTCGAACGGCGCGCGTCGCACCCGCTGATCCCGGCGGCGTTGTTGCGGGTGCCCGGGGTGCTGCCGGGGGCGGTGACGCTGCTGCTGGCGATGACGGCGTTCGGCGGGCTGATGTTCTCCACCGCGCTGTACGTCCAGGGCGGCCTGGGCTACTCGGCGCTGGAGGCGGGGTTGACCTTCATCCCGGCCTCGCTGGTGTTCGCGACGGTGTCGCTGCGCTGGCAGGTGTTGCCCGCCGCGTGGCATCCGCGGTTGCCGATGATCGGGATGCCGATCGGTGCGCTCGGCTTCGCGGCCAACGCGTGGACGTTTCGCACCGGGCAGCCGCTGCCGGTGCTGCTCGCCACGATGGCGGCGGGCAGCTTCGGGCTGGGTGTGGCGTACAGCCCGGTGATGACGCTGGCGCTGCGTCGGGTGCCGCTGCCGCAGGTGTCGGACGCGTCCGGCCTGATGGTGACGATGATCCAACTCGGGCAGGTGCTCGGGGTGGCCGTGTTCGGCACGCTGTACCTGTCGGTCGGTGGCGACTTCCACCACGCGGGCGAGGTGACGGCGCTGTGGATCGCGGCGACGGTGTTGCTCACCACCGTGCCGGCGGCGCGACTGCGTCGGTGA